The following are encoded together in the Flavihumibacter fluvii genome:
- a CDS encoding M23 family metallopeptidase, giving the protein MRLFFFFLLISLNVVAQYPGLPEYPKGYFRNPLNIPIDLSGNFGELRPNHYHMGLDLKTLKRENLPVQAAADGYVSRIKIEPFGFGRAIYITHPNGYTTVYCHLNDFFPALENWVKQKQYEKESWSLYEELSPILFPVKKGDFIAYSGNAGGSQAPHLHFELRRTADDVNLNPMLFGFPLTDDTKPSVIRLALYDRTRSVYEQSPKMIPVASKGNGSYTAAAQTVSTPKISLGISAYDTHSGSTNQNGIFEAVLFNNDSAIVGFRMNEVSYSNTRYLNAHIDYKNKANGGAYLQHLSELPGYIHSIYTRFSGDGVLDLSDGQPHKVEVVVKDAYGNASRVSTTVQYNGKALSPQPAPGKRFYPMMVDVFESQDCEFIIGERSLYDSVSVGYKKSPSTVSSVVSAIHTIGATHIPLQDSIVVRILPLSDITPDQRNRLVMQRFAGTKKDVQKVSWQKNWAMAKFRDFGSFQLVVDMDAPVIIPIGFSEGANLTRAARLSFTVTDNLEEWKVVRTEIDGKWIRFTNDKAKYFHYRFDEKCPPGAHTLKIVAEDEAGNRTEKQINFNR; this is encoded by the coding sequence ATGCGGCTCTTCTTTTTTTTCCTTTTGATTTCATTGAATGTTGTTGCCCAATACCCCGGACTACCCGAATATCCGAAAGGCTATTTCAGGAATCCCCTGAATATCCCCATTGACCTCAGTGGTAATTTCGGGGAACTCCGCCCCAATCATTATCATATGGGTCTTGACCTGAAAACACTGAAGCGCGAGAACCTGCCAGTGCAGGCTGCGGCAGATGGTTATGTTTCCCGGATTAAAATTGAACCCTTCGGATTCGGAAGGGCCATTTATATTACCCACCCAAATGGCTATACGACCGTATACTGCCACCTGAATGATTTTTTCCCTGCACTGGAAAACTGGGTAAAGCAAAAACAGTATGAGAAGGAATCATGGTCACTCTATGAAGAATTATCGCCCATTTTATTCCCGGTTAAAAAGGGGGATTTTATTGCCTATAGCGGAAATGCTGGCGGATCCCAGGCGCCACACCTGCATTTTGAACTTCGCAGGACGGCCGACGATGTGAACTTGAATCCTATGTTATTTGGTTTCCCCCTCACCGATGATACAAAGCCTTCCGTCATCCGGCTGGCACTATATGACAGAACCCGCAGTGTGTATGAACAATCCCCTAAAATGATCCCCGTTGCTTCGAAAGGGAACGGCAGTTATACCGCAGCCGCACAAACAGTTTCCACGCCAAAAATCAGCCTGGGTATTTCAGCTTACGATACCCATTCCGGATCAACCAACCAAAATGGCATTTTTGAAGCGGTGCTGTTTAATAATGATTCTGCCATTGTTGGGTTTCGCATGAATGAAGTGTCTTATTCCAATACACGTTACCTCAATGCACATATCGATTATAAGAATAAAGCCAACGGTGGCGCGTACCTGCAACATCTCAGTGAACTGCCCGGCTATATCCATTCCATCTATACCCGGTTTAGCGGGGACGGGGTGCTTGACCTTAGCGACGGTCAACCGCACAAGGTCGAAGTGGTGGTGAAAGATGCCTATGGAAATGCTTCCCGGGTTTCAACCACTGTTCAATATAACGGAAAAGCTCTTTCCCCACAACCGGCTCCGGGTAAACGATTTTATCCGATGATGGTGGATGTGTTTGAATCCCAGGATTGTGAATTCATCATTGGCGAAAGGAGTTTGTATGATTCAGTCTCGGTTGGTTACAAAAAATCACCTTCTACTGTCTCTTCTGTTGTTTCTGCCATTCATACGATCGGAGCTACCCATATACCTTTGCAGGATTCCATAGTGGTAAGGATACTACCTTTATCTGACATTACACCGGACCAGCGCAACCGGTTGGTTATGCAACGATTCGCGGGCACTAAAAAAGACGTACAAAAAGTGAGCTGGCAAAAGAACTGGGCTATGGCGAAATTCCGTGACTTTGGCAGCTTCCAGCTGGTGGTTGACATGGATGCACCTGTTATTATTCCGATAGGATTTTCTGAAGGAGCGAACTTAACCAGGGCTGCCCGGTTATCATTTACTGTTACCGATAATCTGGAAGAATGGAAAGTCGTGCGCACGGAAATTGATGGGAAATGGATCCGCTTCACCAATGACAAAGCGAAGTATTTCCATTATAGATTTGATGAGAAATGCCCACCAGGTGCCCATACGCTTAAAATTGTTGCTGAGGACGAAGCAGGTAACAGGACTGAAAAACAAATTAATTTCAACAGGTAA
- a CDS encoding nitroreductase family protein yields the protein MNYLEDFNWRYATKRMNGKPVPAEALNNILESTRLAPTSLGLQPFDVIVVEDAELRRLLSPAIYNQPQVNEGAALIIFAAWKKISPDKVDAYIKNIAVTRNTTVVALEGFKNMILDSISGKSDDQVFQWNARQSYIALGYAIAAAAFEKVDSTPMEGFNPAEVNRILGLEEKGLSAVSILAIGYRDEEKDYLANAPKVRRPAESFFTIYENEPVA from the coding sequence ATGAACTACTTAGAAGATTTTAACTGGCGGTACGCCACAAAAAGAATGAACGGCAAACCGGTTCCTGCAGAAGCACTCAATAATATCCTTGAATCTACCCGGCTTGCGCCAACATCCCTTGGTCTTCAGCCCTTTGATGTAATTGTAGTAGAAGATGCCGAATTGCGTAGGCTGTTATCGCCAGCCATTTACAATCAGCCCCAGGTAAATGAAGGTGCTGCCCTGATCATTTTTGCTGCGTGGAAAAAAATTAGTCCAGATAAGGTCGATGCCTATATAAAGAATATCGCCGTTACCAGGAATACTACAGTAGTAGCACTGGAAGGTTTCAAAAACATGATCCTGGATAGCATTTCCGGGAAATCTGATGACCAGGTTTTTCAGTGGAATGCCCGCCAATCCTATATTGCCCTGGGTTATGCAATAGCCGCAGCCGCATTTGAAAAAGTGGATAGTACACCCATGGAAGGGTTTAATCCGGCAGAAGTGAACAGAATCCTTGGACTCGAAGAAAAAGGTCTTTCAGCTGTTTCCATACTGGCCATTGGTTACCGCGATGAAGAAAAGGATTACCTGGCCAATGCACCAAAAGTTCGCCGGCCGGCTGAGAGTTTTTTCACGATCTACGAAAATGAACCCGTAGCCTGA
- the carB gene encoding carbamoyl-phosphate synthase large subunit, translated as MPKDNSIKSVLIIGSGPIIIGQACEFDYSGTQAARSLREEGIKVILINSNPATIMTDPMMADKVYLLPLTAESIEQILEENDIDAVLPTMGGQTALNLAKEAEDLGIWEKYNVRLIGVDIKAIDKAEDREKFRQWMIQLGVPVATAKTANSYLEGKEFAQEIGFPLVIRPSFTLGGTGGGFVHGKEDLDEALNRGLQASPIHEVLVEKAVLGWKEFELELLRDANDNVVIICTVENFDPMGVHTGDSITVAPAMTLSDTAFQLMRNTAINMMRDLGNFAGGCNVQFALNPATEEIIAIEINPRVSRSSALASKATGYPIAKIAAKLAIGYNLDELENQITKSTSAYFEPALDYVIVKIPRWNFDKFKGADDTLGLQMKSVGEVMAIGRSFTEAVQKACQSLENNAVGLGYYGKSQMHAEELIEYIKTPKWDRIFRIKDALMLGVSINTIVKATNGIDRWFLYEIQKICLIEKEIAKYKMATIPLELIREAKVHGFGDEQICRIMQDGHEDDLYEKRKAAGIRRVFKMVDTCSAEFEAKTPYFYSTFEEGGANESIPTDKKKVVVLGSGPNRIGQGIEFDYCCVHGLLAIKESGFEAIMVNCNPETVSTDFDIADKLYFEPVYWEHLWEIIEHEKPEGVIVQLGGQTALKLAERLHAKGIKIIGTSFDNMDIAEDRGRFSDMLKELEIPYPEYGTAFDVDEAVQVANRVGYPVLVRPSYVLGGQRMRIVINDEEVEKAVVSLLKHIPGNKILIDHFLDRCQEAEVDAIFDGENFHVMGVMEHIEPAGIHSGDSNAVLPAFNLTPLEVTTLEYYSEKIARALNIKGLINIQFAIKNGKVYVIEANPRASRTTPFIAKAYQIPYLNVATKVMLGVKKLTDFTFEKKLKGFAIKEPVFSFNKFPGVNKELGPEMKSTGEAIRFVKDLRDPYFRQLYKDRSMYLSK; from the coding sequence ATGCCAAAAGACAACTCCATCAAATCTGTCCTGATTATCGGTTCAGGACCCATTATTATCGGACAAGCCTGTGAATTTGACTATTCCGGAACCCAGGCTGCCAGAAGCCTGCGTGAAGAGGGGATCAAGGTCATCCTGATCAACAGCAACCCGGCCACTATCATGACCGATCCGATGATGGCTGATAAGGTTTACCTGCTTCCGCTAACCGCTGAAAGTATTGAACAGATCCTCGAGGAAAACGATATCGATGCAGTACTTCCTACAATGGGTGGACAAACTGCCCTGAACCTGGCGAAAGAAGCTGAGGACCTTGGTATCTGGGAAAAATATAATGTACGGCTGATAGGGGTGGATATTAAAGCGATTGATAAAGCCGAAGACCGCGAGAAATTCCGGCAATGGATGATCCAATTGGGCGTTCCGGTGGCTACGGCAAAAACTGCAAATAGTTATCTCGAAGGAAAGGAATTTGCCCAGGAAATTGGTTTTCCATTGGTGATCCGGCCGTCTTTCACACTAGGCGGAACCGGTGGCGGTTTTGTCCATGGTAAAGAAGACCTCGATGAGGCCCTGAACCGCGGACTACAGGCCTCTCCTATTCATGAAGTACTAGTTGAAAAGGCCGTTCTTGGCTGGAAAGAATTTGAACTGGAATTGTTACGCGATGCCAACGATAATGTGGTAATCATCTGTACTGTAGAGAATTTTGATCCTATGGGTGTGCATACAGGCGACTCAATTACCGTTGCACCTGCTATGACCCTTAGCGATACCGCTTTTCAGCTGATGCGCAATACTGCCATTAATATGATGCGCGACCTCGGTAATTTTGCTGGTGGATGTAACGTACAGTTTGCCCTGAACCCCGCCACTGAAGAAATTATCGCCATTGAAATAAATCCGCGGGTTAGCCGATCTTCTGCACTGGCCTCCAAAGCAACTGGTTACCCTATTGCAAAGATTGCCGCAAAACTGGCGATCGGGTATAATCTCGATGAATTGGAAAACCAGATCACAAAAAGCACTTCTGCTTATTTCGAGCCTGCGCTCGATTATGTAATCGTGAAGATCCCACGCTGGAACTTCGATAAATTCAAAGGGGCTGATGATACCCTCGGACTACAGATGAAAAGTGTTGGTGAAGTGATGGCCATTGGACGCAGTTTTACCGAAGCCGTTCAGAAAGCCTGCCAGAGCCTCGAAAACAATGCAGTTGGATTGGGCTACTATGGTAAAAGCCAGATGCACGCCGAAGAGTTGATTGAATACATCAAGACCCCGAAATGGGACCGCATCTTCCGAATCAAAGATGCACTGATGCTTGGTGTAAGCATCAACACTATTGTAAAAGCAACAAATGGCATAGACAGGTGGTTCCTGTATGAGATCCAGAAGATCTGCCTGATTGAAAAAGAAATCGCCAAATATAAAATGGCCACTATTCCCCTGGAGCTGATCAGGGAAGCCAAGGTTCATGGATTCGGTGATGAACAAATCTGCCGGATCATGCAGGATGGACATGAAGATGACTTATATGAGAAAAGAAAGGCGGCTGGCATTCGCCGGGTATTCAAAATGGTAGATACCTGCAGCGCTGAATTTGAAGCAAAAACGCCATATTTCTATTCCACTTTTGAAGAAGGTGGCGCCAATGAAAGTATCCCCACTGATAAAAAGAAGGTCGTAGTACTTGGTTCGGGCCCGAACAGGATCGGCCAGGGTATAGAGTTCGATTATTGTTGTGTACATGGTTTACTGGCTATTAAGGAATCCGGTTTTGAAGCCATTATGGTGAACTGTAACCCGGAAACTGTATCCACTGATTTTGATATTGCCGATAAATTGTATTTCGAACCAGTATATTGGGAGCACCTTTGGGAGATTATCGAACACGAAAAGCCCGAAGGTGTGATCGTACAATTAGGTGGACAAACTGCTCTCAAACTGGCTGAGCGCCTGCATGCAAAAGGGATTAAGATCATTGGAACTTCTTTCGATAATATGGATATCGCCGAAGACCGTGGCCGGTTCAGTGATATGCTGAAAGAACTGGAAATTCCTTACCCTGAATATGGAACTGCTTTTGATGTAGATGAAGCTGTTCAGGTGGCCAACCGGGTAGGTTATCCAGTATTGGTGCGGCCTTCTTACGTATTAGGTGGACAAAGAATGCGGATTGTGATCAATGATGAAGAGGTGGAAAAAGCTGTTGTGAGCCTGCTGAAACATATTCCGGGTAATAAAATCCTGATCGATCATTTCCTGGACCGTTGCCAGGAAGCTGAAGTGGATGCCATTTTCGATGGTGAAAACTTCCATGTAATGGGTGTAATGGAACATATTGAACCAGCAGGCATACATTCAGGTGATTCAAATGCAGTTCTGCCAGCCTTCAACCTTACTCCACTGGAAGTAACTACCCTGGAATATTATTCCGAAAAAATTGCCCGGGCACTAAATATAAAAGGACTGATCAATATACAGTTTGCCATTAAAAACGGGAAAGTATATGTGATTGAAGCTAACCCCAGGGCTTCCCGAACCACTCCTTTCATTGCAAAAGCTTACCAGATTCCCTACCTGAACGTAGCCACTAAAGTGATGCTTGGTGTAAAAAAACTCACTGATTTCACTTTTGAGAAAAAACTGAAAGGGTTTGCAATCAAGGAACCAGTTTTCAGCTTTAACAAGTTTCCGGGTGTAAATAAAGAACTGGGCCCAGAAATGAAGAGTACCGGAGAAGCCATCCGCTTCGTGAAAGACCTTCGCGACCCTTATTTCCGCCAACTCTATAAGGACCGGAGCATGTACCTCAGTAAATAA
- the bcp gene encoding thioredoxin-dependent thiol peroxidase: MITLQPGDNAPAFSGKDQNGETIKLSGFKGKRVVLFFYPQDMTPTCTVQACNLRDNYSLLKKHGLEVIGISPDAVESHKKFETRNQLPFTLVADPDKKIIDIYGVWGEKQLYGRKYLGLHRTTFVIDEKGKILKIFTKPKSKQHAEEIIAALGAG, translated from the coding sequence ATGATCACACTACAACCGGGCGATAATGCCCCTGCGTTTTCAGGAAAAGACCAAAACGGTGAAACCATTAAACTTTCTGGTTTTAAAGGGAAAAGGGTTGTCTTGTTTTTTTACCCCCAGGACATGACGCCAACCTGTACTGTTCAGGCCTGCAACCTTAGGGATAACTATTCACTGCTCAAAAAGCATGGATTGGAAGTGATCGGAATAAGTCCGGATGCCGTTGAAAGCCATAAGAAATTCGAAACACGCAACCAGCTTCCGTTTACATTGGTTGCCGATCCCGATAAAAAAATCATTGATATTTATGGGGTCTGGGGTGAAAAACAACTATATGGCCGCAAATACTTGGGATTGCACCGCACTACCTTTGTCATCGATGAAAAAGGCAAAATCCTTAAAATATTTACTAAGCCAAAAAGCAAGCAACATGCAGAGGAAATCATCGCTGCATTAGGAGCAGGCTAA
- a CDS encoding eCIS core domain-containing protein — protein MKYRIRENSFWAKIAARRLKSEKMAMVLGKTIHLHNTSVAELHSNRRWLRHELAHVRQFKKLGFFRFLLLYAMESYKKGYHKNCFEVEARAAESDDSLDNFVFHPTPKQAV, from the coding sequence GTGAAATACCGGATCCGGGAAAATTCATTTTGGGCTAAAATTGCAGCCCGCCGACTCAAATCCGAGAAAATGGCCATGGTGCTGGGAAAAACCATCCATTTACACAATACCAGTGTGGCTGAATTGCATAGTAACAGACGTTGGTTACGGCATGAACTTGCCCATGTCCGCCAATTCAAAAAACTTGGCTTTTTCCGGTTCCTGTTATTGTATGCGATGGAATCATATAAAAAAGGCTATCACAAAAACTGTTTTGAAGTTGAAGCCAGGGCGGCAGAATCGGATGATAGCCTGGATAATTTTGTATTCCATCCTACCCCAAAACAGGCAGTTTAG
- a CDS encoding biotin--[acetyl-CoA-carboxylase] ligase, whose product MVNNLKILHSSRSKVLIFLRNPMPVHHIGHRIQVLETIDSSNNYAMALVRQKKARHGEAIFALEQTAGKGQMGRQWTTRKGENIILSIVLETALLQPKALFSLSMAMALGSYDFIHQLAGDECSIKWPNDLYWRDRKAGGILIENSWKGTHWQIAIVGIGININQVVFAEGLRNPVSLKQITGKPLDLMEGVKQLCSSLENRWQQLLRGKEKELLSDYNAVLFARGTTVQLRAKNQVYSTVILGVNEAGELLTSDSEERKFQVGEVEWL is encoded by the coding sequence ATGGTCAATAATCTGAAAATACTACATTCGTCCCGTTCAAAAGTACTAATCTTTTTACGCAACCCCATGCCCGTTCACCATATTGGCCACCGGATCCAGGTACTGGAGACAATAGACAGCTCCAACAACTATGCCATGGCCCTGGTCAGGCAAAAAAAGGCCAGGCACGGTGAAGCCATTTTTGCCCTGGAACAAACGGCAGGAAAAGGCCAGATGGGGCGCCAGTGGACCACCCGGAAAGGCGAAAATATCATCCTGAGTATTGTGCTGGAAACCGCGCTCCTGCAACCAAAAGCACTTTTTTCATTAAGTATGGCGATGGCCTTAGGTAGTTACGATTTTATACACCAACTGGCTGGGGACGAATGCAGCATTAAATGGCCAAATGATTTATACTGGCGTGACAGAAAGGCAGGGGGGATTTTGATTGAGAATAGCTGGAAAGGAACACACTGGCAGATTGCCATAGTAGGAATAGGGATAAATATCAATCAGGTTGTTTTTGCTGAAGGCCTGAGAAATCCGGTTTCCCTAAAACAGATCACCGGAAAACCGTTGGACCTGATGGAAGGCGTGAAACAGCTGTGTAGCAGTCTGGAAAATCGCTGGCAACAATTACTTCGTGGCAAAGAAAAAGAGTTGCTGTCCGATTATAATGCGGTCTTATTTGCCCGGGGAACAACCGTTCAACTTCGGGCAAAAAACCAGGTTTATTCAACTGTTATTTTGGGGGTCAATGAAGCAGGGGAATTGCTAACCAGCGATTCCGAAGAAAGGAAATTCCAGGTTGGAGAAGTGGAATGGTTGTAA